Proteins from one Mycobacterium sp. EPa45 genomic window:
- a CDS encoding tyrosine-type recombinase/integrase gives MPGSVPSKPPAVVLPGWFADFLADRAIRKPSPHTSKAYRQDFEAIAVLMAGSADAVSDLCIHELTKDRMRSAFAAYAETHSAASIRRCWSTWNTLCTFLFTAELLDANPMPLIGRPKVPKSLPKSYPASAVTDLVAAIDADHGSTRASDWSERDRAIVFTSLLAGLRADELLNANVGDIRRTDDGAVLHVRGKGNKDRRLPIGPELLDVLDDYLRTWANRFPQTRRRTSSTKAPSSFSPTAPLFVGADGDRITRGTLQYRILRAFKKAGINGERASGALVHGLRHTFATELANANVSVYTLMKLMGHESMVTSQRYVDGAGTETRSAAELNPLYGLLSDEKPPL, from the coding sequence GTGCCTGGATCCGTTCCGTCGAAGCCGCCCGCAGTCGTCCTTCCTGGGTGGTTCGCCGACTTCCTCGCTGATCGTGCCATCCGCAAGCCCTCGCCCCACACCTCCAAAGCCTATCGCCAGGATTTCGAGGCGATCGCCGTGTTGATGGCGGGGTCCGCCGACGCCGTCTCGGACCTCTGCATCCACGAATTGACAAAGGACAGAATGCGTTCGGCGTTCGCTGCCTACGCCGAGACCCATTCGGCGGCGTCGATCCGACGCTGCTGGTCGACGTGGAACACCCTGTGCACGTTCCTCTTCACCGCCGAGTTGCTCGACGCCAACCCCATGCCGCTCATCGGCCGCCCCAAGGTGCCGAAGTCCCTACCCAAGAGCTACCCCGCCAGCGCCGTCACTGATTTGGTTGCAGCGATCGACGCCGATCACGGTTCTACCCGTGCCAGTGACTGGTCCGAGCGTGACCGCGCCATCGTCTTCACCTCATTACTGGCCGGGCTCAGAGCCGACGAGCTACTGAACGCCAACGTCGGCGACATTCGCCGCACCGACGACGGCGCCGTACTGCACGTCCGAGGCAAGGGCAACAAGGACCGTCGACTCCCCATTGGCCCAGAGCTGCTCGACGTTCTCGACGACTACCTTCGGACGTGGGCCAACCGATTTCCCCAGACCCGCCGACGAACATCCAGCACCAAGGCGCCCAGCAGCTTCTCCCCGACCGCTCCCCTCTTCGTCGGTGCCGACGGGGACCGCATCACCCGCGGAACGCTGCAATACCGGATTCTGCGGGCCTTCAAGAAGGCCGGCATCAACGGTGAACGAGCCTCCGGCGCACTGGTTCACGGCTTGCGCCACACCTTCGCCACCGAACTCGCCAACGCCAACGTCAGCGTCTACACCCTGATGAAGCTCATGGGCCACGAATCCATGGTCACGTCACAACGCTACGTCGATGGCGCTGGCACCGAGACCCGCTCCGCCGCTGAACTCAACCCCCTCTACGGGCTCCTTAGCGACGAGAAGCCACCCCTGTGA
- a CDS encoding cold-shock protein: MTQGTVKWFNAEKGFGFITRAEGPDVFVHYSEIDGGGFRSLEENQQVEFEVTQGAKGLQASRVRAL, encoded by the coding sequence ATGACACAGGGAACTGTGAAGTGGTTCAATGCCGAAAAGGGCTTTGGATTCATCACGCGGGCCGAGGGTCCGGACGTGTTCGTCCACTATTCCGAGATCGACGGCGGCGGTTTCCGCAGCCTCGAGGAGAATCAGCAGGTCGAGTTCGAGGTCACTCAAGGCGCGAAGGGCCTGCAGGCAAGTCGCGTCCGCGCACTCTGA
- a CDS encoding SRPBCC family protein produces MTELIEVQRTIPAPAADIFAVLCDPQGHVAIDATGMLQDADGQPVRAVGDTFVVHMDRESLNDYPLGKYDVTVSITQFEQDRLIAWTIFGQLKPDIGHVYGYRLEPTDGGTAVTSFYDWSEIDPHWRDAKIFPIVGEPALRATLGILDRAVRRGYPLSSTQ; encoded by the coding sequence GTGACCGAACTCATCGAGGTACAACGAACCATCCCCGCGCCGGCCGCGGACATCTTCGCGGTGCTGTGCGATCCGCAAGGTCACGTCGCGATCGACGCCACCGGCATGCTGCAGGACGCCGACGGGCAGCCGGTTCGTGCCGTCGGCGACACCTTTGTTGTGCACATGGACCGCGAATCGCTCAATGATTATCCGTTGGGCAAGTACGACGTCACCGTGTCGATCACGCAGTTTGAACAGGACCGGCTGATCGCCTGGACGATCTTCGGTCAACTCAAGCCGGACATCGGGCATGTTTACGGCTACCGATTGGAACCCACGGACGGCGGTACGGCCGTCACGTCGTTCTACGACTGGTCCGAGATCGATCCGCATTGGCGTGACGCCAAGATCTTTCCCATCGTCGGCGAACCGGCATTGCGCGCGACGTTGGGCATTCTCGACCGGGCGGTGCGACGAGGTTATCCCCTGTCGTCAACGCAATAG
- the hcaB gene encoding 3-(cis-5,6-dihydroxycyclohexa-1,3-dien-1-yl)propanoate dehydrogenase — protein sequence MSWLTGRVALVTGGAAGIGLAVVERFLSEGAQVGVLDRSVGDLAGLGYADRKLRAVTGDVTSYADNVRAVHETVDAFGKLDVFVGNAGIFDYFASLMSFDGDDLGGAFDEIFSVNVKGYLLGARAAVPELLKSDAPSIIFTVSNSGFYTSGGGPLYTASKHAVVGVVRELAYELAPKIRVNGVAPGGTITGLRGIEDLGQGETVLSSVPGIADMMSTTNPLQYAQQPADHAGLYVLLASADNSRAVTGVVINSDGGLGVRGMNQPAGGLGLAANVARTDLPTA from the coding sequence GTGAGCTGGTTGACAGGGCGGGTTGCACTGGTGACCGGTGGGGCGGCCGGAATCGGCTTGGCTGTGGTGGAGCGGTTTTTGTCCGAGGGCGCACAAGTGGGTGTGTTGGATCGCTCGGTAGGCGACCTGGCCGGCCTCGGCTACGCCGACCGCAAACTGAGAGCGGTAACAGGTGACGTGACCTCGTACGCCGACAATGTCAGGGCGGTACACGAGACGGTTGATGCGTTCGGAAAGCTCGATGTGTTCGTCGGCAATGCCGGGATCTTCGATTACTTTGCGTCCCTGATGAGTTTCGACGGAGACGACCTCGGCGGTGCTTTCGACGAGATCTTCTCGGTAAACGTCAAGGGCTACCTCCTTGGCGCCAGGGCCGCGGTTCCTGAACTCCTCAAGAGCGATGCGCCGAGCATCATCTTCACCGTATCCAACTCTGGTTTCTATACCTCCGGTGGCGGCCCGCTATACACCGCGTCTAAGCACGCCGTCGTTGGCGTGGTGCGTGAACTGGCATACGAGTTGGCGCCGAAGATCCGGGTGAACGGAGTCGCGCCCGGCGGCACGATAACAGGATTGCGTGGCATCGAAGACCTGGGTCAGGGCGAAACCGTGTTGTCGTCGGTGCCCGGCATCGCCGACATGATGAGCACGACGAATCCTCTGCAGTACGCCCAGCAGCCTGCCGATCATGCCGGCCTGTACGTGCTGCTCGCGTCGGCGGACAACTCACGCGCGGTGACCGGCGTCGTCATCAACAGTGACGGTGGTTTGGGCGTGCGCGGAATGAATCAGCCGGCCGGAGGACTGGGACTTGCCGCCAACGTCGCCCGGACCGACTTACCGACAGCATGA
- a CDS encoding STAS domain-containing protein: MATPLTLDSACRSDGTFVLTAVGEIDMSNVAAFNEGLTAAITESAGGDARLTVDLSAVKYLDSTAITTLFSNADRIAILAHPHLMDVFTVSGLTELVTIEPAPEPS, translated from the coding sequence ATGGCCACACCGCTCACCCTCGATAGCGCATGCCGTAGCGACGGGACATTCGTCTTGACCGCGGTGGGAGAGATCGATATGAGCAATGTTGCCGCGTTCAACGAAGGCCTTACCGCCGCGATCACCGAGTCCGCAGGCGGTGATGCGAGGCTCACCGTCGATCTCAGCGCCGTGAAGTACTTGGACAGCACCGCGATAACCACCTTGTTCAGCAACGCTGACCGCATCGCGATCCTTGCTCACCCACATCTGATGGACGTCTTCACAGTCAGCGGTTTGACCGAGCTGGTCACCATTGAACCTGCACCAGAGCCGTCGTAG
- a CDS encoding SpoIIE family protein phosphatase — MVDDGEGPAFTGQSWRELVGRVHAELDELVAARDRMEQLVRLIVEIGSDLDLDVTLRRIVTAAMELTDAKYGALGIRAADGILISSVREGIDADTARRLADLPVGTGLRIADVQASPATAQLHAHAPWMRTLLGLPITVRDNDFGTLYLIDDRPDRVFAPFQETAVRALATAAAAAIDNARLFERARESAKWMTASREITAALLSGDPQTRPLQLIVNRALELADAEQAILLVPAEPDLVGDEVDALVVAATAGRYSSEVIGRQVPMDGSTTGSVARRGEPLITDSFQYPIEGFTDVGDRSAIVMPLIADDVVLGVIAVARRPHQPAFDDAYLDLVSDFARHAAIALALAAGREHALNQELARADTVGGALLAAAEELRRLWRARRVLTVTFPTYGSPSETAYGEPHVAAAGGSVRWGDLPADTQQILVSLRDGDFLTPNAVQSGAAGIALQHPDGVLVVWIELSEQRQFTLEDQTLLTVLAGRLGQGLQRVHRVDQQRETALALQHAILGPSDLPSGFAVRYQAASRPLQVGGDWYDIVSLDDGRIALVVGDCVGHGLPAATVMGQIRSACRALLFENPSPAVALAGLDRFAARLPGAQCTTAVCAVLNPDTGELVYSSAGHPPPIVVAPDGTTQMLDGGHTIALGIRHDWPRPEARITLPARASLALYTDGLVERRSSPLEDGISRAAGLIRDGQALVLDDLADHVMSSLAPSDGYQDDVVFLLYRQPAALELEFPAEADRLAGTRIVLRDWLSRAGMKPRQAMNVLIATGEAVANGIEHGYRDGPGGTIRLTATAKADQVQLDVVDKGSWKPAQPAGHSNRGRGIAFMRELMDDVAITHDAWGTAIHLSVRII; from the coding sequence GCATTCACCGGACAAAGCTGGCGCGAGCTGGTGGGTAGGGTGCATGCAGAACTCGACGAGCTGGTGGCGGCTCGCGACCGCATGGAACAACTGGTTCGGCTCATCGTAGAGATTGGCTCTGATCTGGATCTCGATGTGACACTGCGGCGGATCGTCACCGCCGCGATGGAGCTCACCGATGCGAAGTACGGGGCGCTCGGTATCCGCGCGGCGGACGGAATTTTGATCTCGTCCGTCCGTGAGGGGATCGACGCGGACACAGCGCGCCGGCTGGCCGATCTGCCGGTGGGTACGGGCCTTCGGATTGCTGATGTACAGGCTTCGCCAGCGACTGCTCAACTGCACGCACATGCCCCGTGGATGCGAACGCTGTTGGGTCTGCCGATCACCGTGCGCGACAATGATTTCGGCACGCTCTATCTGATCGACGACCGGCCCGACCGGGTGTTCGCCCCCTTCCAAGAGACTGCAGTGCGGGCATTGGCCACCGCAGCGGCCGCCGCGATCGACAACGCGAGACTTTTCGAGCGGGCGCGTGAATCGGCGAAATGGATGACGGCCAGCCGCGAGATCACTGCTGCGCTCCTATCCGGTGATCCGCAGACAAGGCCGTTGCAGCTCATCGTCAACCGGGCGCTTGAGTTGGCCGACGCCGAGCAGGCGATCTTGCTGGTCCCGGCCGAGCCCGATCTGGTCGGCGACGAGGTCGACGCCCTCGTCGTGGCCGCGACAGCGGGTCGGTACTCCTCGGAAGTGATTGGCCGGCAGGTCCCGATGGACGGCTCCACCACGGGCAGTGTTGCGCGTCGTGGTGAGCCGCTCATTACGGATTCATTCCAGTATCCGATTGAGGGGTTCACCGACGTTGGTGATCGCTCGGCGATCGTCATGCCCCTGATCGCCGATGATGTGGTGCTCGGAGTGATCGCTGTCGCGCGTCGCCCTCATCAACCCGCTTTCGACGATGCCTACTTGGATCTGGTCAGCGATTTCGCTCGTCACGCCGCCATTGCACTGGCGCTGGCTGCGGGTCGTGAACACGCTCTCAATCAGGAGCTCGCCCGGGCCGACACCGTCGGCGGCGCCTTGCTCGCCGCGGCCGAGGAACTGCGTCGACTGTGGCGTGCCCGCCGAGTTCTGACGGTCACCTTTCCGACATACGGGTCGCCATCGGAAACCGCGTATGGCGAGCCGCACGTCGCGGCGGCCGGCGGGTCAGTGCGTTGGGGTGATCTACCGGCTGACACCCAACAGATCCTCGTGTCATTGCGTGACGGAGATTTCTTGACGCCGAATGCTGTGCAGTCCGGAGCCGCGGGCATCGCGCTGCAACATCCGGATGGGGTGCTCGTGGTCTGGATCGAGCTCAGTGAGCAGCGGCAGTTCACCCTCGAGGACCAGACTTTGTTGACCGTGCTCGCCGGCCGTCTCGGGCAGGGGCTGCAGCGGGTGCACCGGGTCGATCAGCAGCGTGAAACCGCATTAGCGCTGCAACATGCGATCCTCGGACCCTCCGACTTACCAAGCGGTTTCGCGGTGCGTTACCAGGCTGCGAGCCGTCCGCTCCAGGTGGGTGGCGACTGGTACGACATCGTCTCCCTCGATGACGGGCGCATCGCGTTGGTGGTCGGCGACTGTGTCGGCCACGGCTTGCCCGCGGCCACAGTGATGGGGCAGATCCGCAGCGCCTGCCGAGCGCTGCTGTTCGAGAATCCCAGCCCGGCAGTCGCGTTGGCGGGGCTGGATCGCTTCGCGGCTCGACTACCCGGCGCCCAGTGCACCACGGCGGTGTGTGCGGTGCTCAACCCTGATACCGGCGAGTTGGTCTACTCCAGTGCCGGACATCCGCCGCCGATCGTGGTGGCCCCCGACGGCACCACTCAAATGCTGGACGGTGGCCACACCATCGCATTGGGAATCCGACACGATTGGCCCCGCCCTGAAGCGCGCATCACTCTGCCTGCCCGTGCCAGCCTCGCGCTCTACACCGACGGGCTGGTCGAACGCCGCAGCAGCCCACTCGAGGATGGCATTTCCCGCGCTGCGGGCCTCATTCGCGACGGGCAAGCTTTGGTCCTGGACGATCTCGCGGACCATGTCATGTCCAGTCTCGCGCCGAGCGATGGTTATCAGGACGACGTCGTGTTCCTCCTTTACCGCCAGCCGGCCGCCTTGGAGCTGGAGTTTCCAGCCGAGGCCGATCGTCTGGCCGGGACTCGTATTGTCCTGCGCGACTGGCTATCCCGGGCGGGAATGAAGCCTCGCCAAGCCATGAACGTGCTCATCGCCACCGGTGAAGCCGTTGCCAACGGGATTGAGCACGGTTACCGGGACGGCCCTGGAGGAACAATCCGCCTGACCGCAACAGCCAAGGCCGACCAGGTCCAGTTGGACGTCGTCGACAAGGGCTCATGGAAGCCCGCGCAACCCGCAGGCCACTCCAACCGCGGCCGGGGCATCGCCTTCATGCGAGAGCTCATGGATGATGTCGCCATCACTCACGACGCCTGGGGAACAGCAATTCACCTATCCGTGAGGATCATCTGA
- a CDS encoding phospholipase D-like domain-containing protein yields MVNLADWFLTDDERGNPAARIPAWSEGNRAEPLIHGANYFERLAAEAEVLRAGDYVFFTDWRGDPDELLRDDGPTIRELFCHAAQRGVVVKGLVWRSHLDKFQYSEEENQHLGEAIEEAGGEVLLDQRVRVGGSHHQKLVVIRHPDEPHRDIAFAGGIDLCHSRRDDESHDGDPQAVQMAKSYGDRPPWHDVQLQIRGPAVGALDTAFRERWNDPAPLDMLSPVAWVMDKVRGADLSPGRLPEQPPDPPACGPHAVQVLRTYPDAHFQYDFAPNGERSIARAYNKVVPRARRIIYVEDQYLWSVRVAKLFAKALQDNPDLHLVAVIPRHPDVDGRLQLPPNLVGRWQAIATCQAASPERVHIFDVENHRGTPVYVHAKVCVIDDIWACVGSDNLNRRSWTHDSELSCAVLDSDGIFARDLRLRLLREHLDRPADGSEDGNLVDPVTAIRDITSTAEALDAWYASGCQGTRPPGRLRPHKPERLGWPTRVWAEPLYRLIYDPDGRSYRDRLRGRL; encoded by the coding sequence GTGGTGAATCTGGCCGACTGGTTCCTGACCGACGATGAGCGAGGGAACCCCGCCGCGCGCATACCAGCGTGGTCGGAAGGCAACCGTGCCGAGCCGCTGATACACGGTGCCAATTACTTTGAGCGGCTCGCCGCCGAAGCAGAGGTCCTACGGGCGGGGGACTACGTCTTCTTCACCGACTGGCGCGGCGATCCCGACGAACTGTTGCGCGATGACGGACCCACCATCCGTGAGTTGTTCTGTCACGCCGCACAACGGGGAGTGGTGGTGAAGGGGCTGGTGTGGCGGTCTCACCTGGACAAGTTTCAGTACAGCGAGGAGGAGAATCAGCACCTGGGCGAGGCCATTGAAGAGGCGGGCGGCGAGGTGCTGTTGGATCAGCGCGTACGGGTGGGCGGATCGCATCACCAGAAGCTGGTCGTGATTCGCCATCCGGACGAGCCGCATCGAGATATCGCGTTCGCCGGCGGCATCGACCTGTGCCATTCTCGCCGCGATGACGAGTCGCACGACGGTGACCCGCAGGCGGTGCAAATGGCCAAGTCTTACGGGGACCGTCCGCCGTGGCATGACGTGCAGCTGCAGATCCGCGGCCCCGCTGTGGGCGCCCTCGACACAGCTTTCCGAGAACGCTGGAATGATCCAGCACCGCTGGACATGTTGTCGCCGGTCGCCTGGGTGATGGACAAAGTGCGCGGTGCGGATCTCTCGCCTGGCCGCCTACCCGAGCAACCACCGGATCCGCCGGCGTGCGGACCTCATGCAGTGCAGGTGCTGCGTACCTACCCAGACGCGCATTTCCAGTACGACTTCGCGCCCAACGGAGAGCGCAGCATCGCGCGTGCGTACAACAAAGTGGTGCCCCGCGCCCGACGAATCATCTACGTCGAGGATCAGTACCTGTGGTCGGTACGGGTGGCCAAGTTGTTCGCCAAAGCACTGCAAGACAACCCCGACCTCCATCTCGTGGCCGTGATTCCGCGTCATCCCGACGTCGACGGTCGACTGCAATTGCCCCCGAACTTGGTCGGTCGCTGGCAGGCCATTGCGACATGCCAGGCCGCAAGTCCGGAACGTGTCCACATCTTCGACGTCGAGAATCACCGTGGCACACCGGTGTATGTGCACGCGAAAGTCTGCGTGATCGACGACATCTGGGCATGCGTCGGCAGCGACAACCTCAATCGACGGTCATGGACCCACGACAGCGAATTGTCATGCGCAGTCCTCGATTCCGATGGGATCTTCGCTCGCGACTTGAGGCTGCGACTGTTACGGGAACATCTGGACCGACCGGCCGACGGCAGCGAGGACGGAAATCTGGTCGATCCGGTCACAGCGATACGTGACATCACCAGCACGGCGGAAGCGCTGGACGCGTGGTACGCGTCGGGCTGCCAGGGGACCAGGCCGCCGGGCCGGTTGCGGCCGCACAAGCCAGAGCGTCTGGGCTGGCCAACCCGCGTCTGGGCAGAACCCCTCTACCGGTTGATTTATGACCCCGACGGGCGCTCGTACCGCGACCGACTGCGCGGCCGACTGTAG
- a CDS encoding DUF732 domain-containing protein has product MSRAPLMAVTTGALLGAATLLTAPPSHADAVAYLLNVTVRPEYNFPNADAALSYGHRLCDKITAGSSYADIVREVKADFQTSDEYQASYLITQGANELCPARIWQLRQSAADYVPGAVP; this is encoded by the coding sequence ATGTCGCGCGCCCCGCTGATGGCGGTGACGACCGGCGCCTTGCTCGGCGCGGCTACGCTGCTCACCGCCCCGCCGTCGCACGCCGACGCGGTGGCTTACTTGTTGAACGTCACGGTGCGTCCCGAGTACAACTTTCCCAACGCCGACGCCGCGCTGTCCTACGGCCACCGACTGTGCGACAAGATAACCGCAGGTAGCTCATACGCGGATATCGTGCGTGAAGTCAAGGCTGACTTCCAGACCTCCGACGAATACCAGGCTTCGTACCTGATCACCCAGGGAGCCAACGAACTCTGCCCCGCCCGGATCTGGCAGCTCAGACAATCGGCGGCAGACTACGTTCCCGGCGCAGTGCCATGA
- a CDS encoding fatty acid desaturase, which produces MAVTDIACYTHLSPNDIRELGDELDAIRRDIEESLGAQDAAYIRRTIMFQRVLALGARLLIAGSRSNLGWVLGTAALAYAKSVENMEIGHNVSHGQWDWMNDPEIHSTAWEWDMVALSAQWRTSHNYRHHVFTNVLGEDGDLGFGVMRVTRDQPWKPRYLLQPLQNLFLALLFEWGIALHGVDLDRDRTETKAQTKALAGKVIRQSLKDYVMVPALSGSRWRRTLGANVVANLLRNLWAYMVIFCGHFPDGTQKFTRDVLEHESRPEWYLRQMLGSANFKADRLLAFSSGNLCYQIEHHLFPDLPSSRLAEIADRVRPLVAKYGLPYNTGSLSHQYLSTLRTIHRLALPDRLPDSRESLANNSQMLVPVSAT; this is translated from the coding sequence ATGGCCGTTACCGATATTGCTTGTTATACGCACTTGAGCCCCAACGATATCCGCGAACTGGGTGACGAGCTCGACGCGATCCGCCGCGACATCGAGGAGTCGCTCGGCGCACAGGATGCTGCTTACATTCGGCGCACCATCATGTTCCAACGAGTGCTCGCGCTCGGCGCGCGGCTGCTGATCGCGGGAAGCCGATCGAACCTCGGCTGGGTCCTGGGGACCGCTGCGCTGGCGTATGCCAAGAGCGTTGAGAATATGGAAATCGGCCACAATGTGTCTCATGGCCAATGGGATTGGATGAACGATCCGGAGATTCACTCGACCGCGTGGGAGTGGGATATGGTCGCGCTCTCCGCCCAGTGGAGGACCTCGCATAACTATCGACACCATGTCTTTACCAACGTGCTCGGCGAGGACGGGGACCTTGGATTCGGAGTCATGCGAGTAACCCGCGATCAGCCGTGGAAACCACGGTACCTGTTGCAGCCACTCCAAAATCTCTTTCTGGCCCTGTTGTTCGAATGGGGTATCGCCCTGCACGGGGTCGATCTGGATCGCGATCGAACAGAGACCAAGGCCCAAACAAAGGCGCTGGCGGGCAAAGTAATACGTCAATCGCTCAAAGACTACGTGATGGTGCCGGCGCTCAGCGGGTCCCGGTGGCGTCGAACCCTCGGGGCAAATGTGGTCGCCAACCTGCTTCGCAACCTATGGGCGTACATGGTGATCTTTTGTGGGCACTTCCCGGATGGAACGCAGAAGTTCACCCGCGACGTCCTCGAGCATGAATCCCGGCCCGAGTGGTATTTGCGGCAGATGTTGGGCTCGGCGAACTTCAAGGCCGACCGGTTGCTGGCATTCTCGAGCGGAAATCTCTGTTACCAGATCGAGCACCACCTGTTCCCCGACTTGCCGAGCAGTCGCTTGGCCGAGATCGCCGACCGGGTACGTCCGCTCGTTGCCAAGTACGGCCTCCCGTACAACACGGGTTCGCTTTCACACCAGTATCTTTCGACGCTGCGGACGATCCACAGGCTCGCATTGCCGGATCGCTTGCCAGATAGCCGCGAATCCTTGGCGAACAATTCGCAAATGCTGGTACCAGTTTCGGCGACATGA
- a CDS encoding polysaccharide deacetylase family protein — MAQPDRRTMLRAIAIGVLAAAATSRATARADITHPANAQVPAPSVLTRLPGEGNQLALTVDDGTNSAVVAAYAQFCRDSGVRLTFFPNGVNKSWSVNAPLLAPMVESGQIQVGNHTWSHPNLTRIGLDAVADQVRRNADFLRNTFGTDGTPYFRPPYGAHTPDTDRVAADLGYTTITLWSGTIGDSRPVDERQLVGFAQQSFQPQQIILSHANLPPVMHTYPQLLDIITSRGLQTVTLNDVFS, encoded by the coding sequence GTGGCGCAGCCCGACAGGCGCACTATGTTGCGCGCCATTGCAATTGGTGTCCTTGCCGCTGCCGCGACGAGTCGAGCAACGGCGCGGGCCGACATCACTCATCCAGCCAACGCACAGGTTCCCGCGCCGAGCGTCTTGACCCGCCTGCCCGGTGAGGGCAACCAGTTGGCCCTGACCGTCGACGACGGCACCAACTCGGCGGTAGTGGCCGCCTACGCCCAGTTCTGCCGGGACAGCGGGGTGCGACTGACGTTCTTTCCCAACGGTGTGAACAAGTCGTGGTCGGTCAACGCGCCGCTCCTCGCGCCGATGGTGGAATCGGGGCAAATCCAGGTGGGCAATCACACGTGGAGCCATCCCAACCTCACCCGCATCGGGCTCGACGCGGTGGCCGATCAGGTCCGACGAAATGCCGATTTCCTCCGCAACACCTTCGGCACCGACGGCACCCCATACTTTCGCCCGCCGTACGGAGCCCACACCCCCGACACCGACCGCGTTGCCGCGGACCTGGGCTACACCACGATCACGCTCTGGAGCGGCACGATCGGCGACTCGAGACCGGTCGATGAGCGCCAACTCGTGGGCTTCGCCCAACAGTCATTCCAGCCGCAGCAGATCATCCTGAGCCACGCCAATCTGCCGCCGGTCATGCACACCTACCCGCAGCTGCTCGACATCATCACCAGCCGGGGCCTGCAGACCGTCACACTCAACGATGTGTTCAGCTGA
- a CDS encoding YaeQ family protein translates to MALSSTVFKVELGVSDVDHGYYADHTLTVARHPSETDERMVVRLLAFGLRAHRLSDVDGELAFGAGLSTPGVPDLRLADYTGRILEWINVGQPDERALGKAAGQADHVLLFPFAVGVATWWRTVGPKVAGLPNLSVVQIPHAPVQQLAQTVDRRVSAQVMVMEGQVTMTVGAVDVTFTPVPLE, encoded by the coding sequence GTGGCTCTTTCCTCAACAGTGTTCAAAGTCGAACTTGGCGTCTCCGACGTCGATCACGGCTACTACGCCGATCACACACTGACCGTGGCGCGCCATCCCAGTGAGACCGATGAACGGATGGTGGTGCGGTTGTTGGCGTTTGGGCTGCGCGCACACCGGCTCAGCGACGTCGACGGTGAGTTGGCGTTCGGGGCGGGCCTGTCCACCCCCGGCGTACCGGACCTGCGGCTCGCGGACTACACCGGCCGGATCCTGGAGTGGATCAACGTGGGTCAGCCCGATGAACGCGCCTTGGGCAAGGCGGCCGGCCAAGCAGACCATGTGCTGCTGTTCCCGTTCGCCGTCGGCGTGGCCACCTGGTGGCGCACCGTGGGACCCAAAGTGGCGGGGTTGCCGAACCTGTCGGTGGTGCAGATTCCGCACGCACCGGTGCAGCAACTGGCCCAGACTGTCGATCGACGGGTCTCGGCGCAGGTGATGGTGATGGAAGGTCAGGTGACGATGACCGTAGGCGCCGTCGACGTCACCTTCACGCCCGTGCCATTGGAGTGA